A genomic region of Candidatus Palauibacter australiensis contains the following coding sequences:
- a CDS encoding S9 family peptidase: MKTKFGSAVLLTAIAAGALAADATAQTRRLSLDHYMDMESVSNPRISPDGSRIIYTRGWVDKVNDRRESSLYMMNADGSRKRALLEGGGARWSPDGTRILYTAAGEPSGSQIFVRWMDEEGATTQVTRLENGPSSPLWSPDGEWIAFTSRVNDRADFAGVDLPSRPDGATWTTGPKIVERAGYKRDRQGYVDTGWTHVFVVPADGGSARQLTTGDWNHGGIAWSPDGSEIYFSSYRVPDWDRPEHWQESEIYAVSVPSGAIRQLTDRRGPDAGPVPSPDGRLIAYSAGDEHRDTYRNNRIHVMNRDGSGSRLISGDYDRQSGGFQWAPDGSGLYFNVNREGYRQLHFVSVDGGVTQLTEGAHLFSLSSFAEDGTAVGTISTDHEPGDLYRFSLSDPGEATRLTEVNADVLHGVTLGEVEEVWYESTDGFRVQGWIVKPPEFDPNREYPLMLAIHGGPHSMYNGGFNFAFQEHASNDYVVLYTNPRGSTGYGTEFANAINHDYPGADFPDLMGGVDEMLRRGYVDEDNLFVYGCSGGGILTSYIVGNTDRFRAASANCPIVNWMSAMGTSDAIGYLRTFEQPFWEDPEEWMDRSSIFYVGNVTTPTMLMTGEMDLRTPMGQTEEFYQALHYEGVPTVMVRFQGEWHGTSSRPSNFLRTQLYLRKWFEQWGTHRPAVTTEEDDAEEDAGDDGS; encoded by the coding sequence ATGAAGACGAAGTTCGGAAGCGCCGTCCTGCTGACAGCCATCGCCGCCGGAGCGCTCGCCGCGGATGCGACGGCCCAGACGCGCCGGCTGTCGCTCGACCACTACATGGACATGGAGTCGGTCTCGAATCCCCGGATCTCCCCGGACGGGTCGAGGATCATCTACACCCGCGGCTGGGTGGACAAGGTCAACGACCGCCGCGAGTCGTCCCTCTACATGATGAACGCGGACGGCAGCCGGAAGCGGGCGCTCCTCGAGGGCGGCGGGGCGCGCTGGTCCCCCGACGGCACGCGCATCCTGTACACGGCGGCGGGCGAGCCCTCCGGGAGCCAGATCTTCGTGCGCTGGATGGATGAAGAGGGCGCCACCACCCAGGTCACGCGCCTCGAGAACGGCCCCTCCTCGCCCCTCTGGTCGCCCGACGGAGAATGGATCGCCTTCACGAGCCGGGTGAACGACCGCGCGGACTTCGCCGGCGTCGATCTCCCCTCGCGGCCGGATGGAGCGACCTGGACCACGGGGCCGAAGATCGTCGAGCGTGCCGGCTACAAGCGCGACCGCCAGGGGTACGTCGACACCGGCTGGACGCACGTGTTCGTCGTGCCGGCCGACGGAGGCTCCGCCCGCCAGCTCACGACGGGGGACTGGAACCACGGCGGCATCGCCTGGAGCCCGGACGGGAGCGAGATCTACTTCTCCTCCTACCGCGTCCCGGACTGGGACCGGCCCGAGCACTGGCAGGAGTCGGAGATCTACGCGGTCTCCGTCCCCTCGGGCGCGATCCGCCAACTCACCGATCGGCGCGGCCCCGACGCGGGACCCGTGCCCTCGCCGGACGGCCGCCTCATCGCGTACAGCGCCGGGGACGAGCACCGCGACACCTACCGGAACAACCGGATCCACGTCATGAACCGGGACGGGTCCGGCTCGCGGCTCATCTCCGGCGACTATGACCGGCAGTCCGGCGGCTTCCAGTGGGCACCCGACGGGAGCGGCCTCTACTTCAACGTGAACCGGGAAGGGTACCGGCAGCTCCACTTCGTCTCCGTCGACGGCGGCGTCACGCAGCTCACCGAGGGGGCGCATCTCTTCTCCCTCTCCTCCTTCGCGGAGGACGGCACCGCGGTGGGCACGATCTCCACGGACCACGAGCCCGGCGACCTCTATCGGTTCTCCCTCTCGGACCCGGGCGAGGCCACCCGCCTCACGGAGGTCAACGCGGACGTGCTCCACGGCGTGACCCTCGGCGAAGTGGAGGAGGTCTGGTACGAGTCGACGGACGGCTTCCGGGTGCAGGGCTGGATCGTGAAACCGCCCGAATTCGACCCGAACCGCGAGTATCCGCTGATGCTCGCCATCCACGGCGGGCCGCACTCGATGTACAACGGCGGGTTCAACTTCGCCTTCCAGGAGCACGCCTCGAACGACTATGTCGTCCTCTACACGAACCCGCGGGGAAGCACGGGATACGGCACGGAGTTCGCGAACGCCATCAACCACGACTATCCCGGCGCGGACTTTCCCGACCTCATGGGCGGCGTCGACGAAATGCTGCGGCGCGGCTACGTGGACGAGGACAACCTGTTCGTGTACGGGTGCTCGGGCGGCGGCATCCTCACCTCATACATCGTCGGGAACACGGACCGCTTCCGGGCGGCCTCGGCGAACTGCCCGATCGTGAACTGGATGTCGGCGATGGGGACGTCGGACGCCATCGGCTATCTGCGCACCTTCGAGCAGCCCTTCTGGGAGGACCCGGAGGAGTGGATGGACCGGTCGTCGATCTTCTACGTCGGGAACGTGACGACGCCGACGATGCTGATGACGGGGGAGATGGATCTCAGGACGCCCATGGGTCAGACCGAGGAGTTCTACCAGGCGCTTCACTACGAGGGCGTGCCGACGGTCATGGTGCGCTTCCAGGGGGAGTGGCACGGGACGAGTTCGCGCCCGTCGAATTTCCTGCGCACGCAGCTCTACCTGAGGAAGTGGTTCGAACAGTGGGGGACGCACCGGCCGGCCGTGACGACCGAGGAGGACGACGCCGAGGAGGACGCGGGGGACGACGGCTCTTGA